A genomic window from Salvia hispanica cultivar TCC Black 2014 chromosome 5, UniMelb_Shisp_WGS_1.0, whole genome shotgun sequence includes:
- the LOC125189017 gene encoding 60S ribosomal protein L27a-3-like — translation MTTSFKKNRKKRGHVSAGHGRIGKHHKHPRGRGNAGGIHHHRILFDKYHPGYFGKVGMRYFHRLRNKFHCPTVNIDRLWSLVPQEVKDKASKDNAPLIDVTQFGYFKVLGKGLLPEGKPAVLKAKFVSKNAEKKIKEAGGVVVLTA, via the coding sequence ATGACCACCAGTTTCAAGAAGAACCGCAAGAAGCGCGGCCACGTCAGCGCCGGGCACGGTCGCATCGGCAAGCACCACAAGCATCCCAGAGGTCGGGGAAACGCCGGAGGAATACACCACCACCGCATCCTCTTCGACAAGTACCATCCCGGATACTTCGGCAAGGTCGGTATGAGGTACTTCCACCGCCTCCGCAACAAGTTCCACTGCCCCACCGTCAACATCGATCGCCTCTGGTCGCTGGTGCCGCAGGAGGTGAAGGACAAGGCGTCCAAGGACAACGCGCCGCTCATCGACGTCACACAGTTCGGCTACTTCAAGGTGCTAGGGAAGGGACTGCTGCCGGAGGGGAAGCCGGCCGTGTTGAAGGCCAAATTCGTGTCGAAGAACGCGGAGAAGAAGATCAAGGAAGCTGGAGGCGTTGTTGTGCTCACTGcttaa
- the LOC125189016 gene encoding 60S ribosomal protein L27a-3-like, producing MTTRFKKNRKKRGHVSAGHGRIGKHRKHPGGRGNAGGMHHHRILFDKYHPGYFGKVGMRYFHRLRNKFHCPTVNIDRLWSLVPQEVKDKASKDNAPLIDVTQFSYFKVLGKGLLPEGKPVVLKAKLVSKNAEKKIKEAGGAVVLTA from the coding sequence ATGACAACCAGATTCAAGAAGAACCGCAAGAAGCGCGGCCACGTCAGCGCCGGGCACGGTCGTATCGGCAAGCACCGCAAGCATCCCGGAGGTCGCGGTAACGCCGGTGGAATGCACCACCACCGCATCCTCTTCGACAAGTACCATCCCGGATACTTCGGCAAGGTCGGTATGAGGTACTTCCACCGCCTGCGCAACAAGTTCCACTGCCCGACCGTCAACATCGATCGCCTCTGGTCGCTGGTGCCGCAGGAGGTGAAGGACAAGGCGTCCAAGGACAACGCCCCGCTCATCGACGTCACTCAGTTCAGCTACTTCAAGGTGCTGGGGAAGGGACTGCTGCCGGAGGGAAAGCCTGTCGTGTTGAAGGCCAAGCTCGTGTCGAAGAACGCCGAGAAGAAGATCAAGGAAGCTGGAGGCGCGGTTGTGCTCACCGcttaa